A single region of the Liolophura sinensis isolate JHLJ2023 chromosome 9, CUHK_Ljap_v2, whole genome shotgun sequence genome encodes:
- the LOC135474941 gene encoding cytochrome b-c1 complex subunit Rieske, mitochondrial-like → MTSLLFPRTAVASTQVVPCLIRPVIPVVAQKSDKIKIDPPVQPKSNYSLSVRLLKGKTLASTGLASHPQVRLAHTDIQIPDFSNYRRQRSPQESKDENIEKGKMFTYLMVGAGCTAGVYSAKSLVTTFLSSMSASADVLALAKIEIKLADIPEGKNATFKWRGKPLFVRHRSAEEISTEQSVDINSLRDPQHDSDRVQKDEWLVLLGVCTHLGCVPIANSGEFGGYYCPCHGSHYDASGRIRKGPAPLNLEVPEYEFPDEETLIVG, encoded by the exons ATGACCAGCCTTCTTTTCCCGCGGACGGCTGTGGCATCCACTCAAGTGGTACCCTGTCTTATTCGACCAGTGATTCCTGTGGTTGCACAGAAATCAGACAAAATTAAGATAGATCCTCCTGTGCAGCCTAAATCAAACTACAGTTTGTCAGTTCGTCTGCTTAAAGGAAAAACACTTGCCTCAACTGGCTTGGCTT CTCATCCACAGGTGCGCCTTGCCCACACAGACATCCAGATTCCAGACTTCTCAAATTACAGACGACAGCGTTCTCCCCAAGAGAGCAAAGATGAGAACATTGAAAAGGGGAAAATGTTCACTTACCTAATGGTGGGAG CTGGCTGTACTGCAGGCGTTTACTCTGCCAAATCTCTCGTTACCACGTTCCTCTCCAGTATGAGTGCCTCGGCAGATGTCCTTGCCCTAGCCAAAATTGAAATCAAGCTTGCAGACATACCTGAAGGCAAGAATGCCACATTCAAATGGAGAGGGAAACCCCTGTTTGTGAGGCACAGGTCAGCAGAAGAAATCAGCACGGAGCAGTCGGTGGACATAAACTCCCTCCGAGACCCTCAGCACGACAGTGACAGAGTCCAGAAGGATGAGTGGCTGGTGCTTCTAGGTGTATGCACACATTTAG GTTGTGTGCCAATTGCCAATTCTGGGGAGTTTGGTGGTTATTACTGCCCGTGTCATGGGTCTCACTATGACGCCTCAGGCCGGATAAGGAAAGGGCCAGCTCCGCTTAACTTAGAAGTACCAGAATACGAGTTCCCAGATGAGGAGACGCTTATTGTCGGTTGA
- the LOC135475285 gene encoding chromodomain Y-like protein, with the protein MSGSQGSDQEFEVDRILDHRKQGAKSEYLIRWKDFGPEDDSWEPVQNLTHCRDLVEHYNRVYLSPVTPGSSTSSLSRLGSLSKMPAKVSSRSRSRSSSRSRSKKSSSSPSRSPSRKSSRTSTVTKEVVTKRSGRSPNRSVRSSASSQLTRSPVKEASFSQRSATKVVEETTTGRQSAVLEQRQVHVQHSWTSTSAGIAEIRGRRQVRASEMSDSDEEVDTKRKVKDEVDAADTQSWFGQKRREMLESLQSRSSSSQHKVQSLSEPRAIKETSGWSFTTYRPMAKFGVHRSDIPIVVFVACLVVIGITFLIEEYF; encoded by the exons ATGTCCGGTTCGCAAGGTAGTGATCAAGAGTTCGAG GTTGATAGGATATTGGACCATCGTAAACAGGGGGCCAAGTCTGAGTACCTGATTCGTTGGAAGGATTTCGGACCTGAGGACGACTCCTGGGAACCAGTCCAAAACCTAACACACTGTCGAGACCTTGTGGAGCACTACAACAGAGTATATCTTTCA CCTGTTACACCTGGCTCCAGCACTTCTTCCTTGTCAAGACTCGGGTCATTGTCCAAAATGCCTGCTAAAGTCAGCTCACGATCAAGAAGCAGATCCTCGTCACGGTCTCGTTCCAAAAAATCATCCTCATCACCATCCCGCTCTCCCAGCAGAAAATCctctcgaacaagcacagtgACGAAAGAGGTGGTAACGAAAAGATCAGGGAGGTCTCCCAACCGATCTGTCCGATCCTCTGCGTCGTCACAGCTGACCCGATCTCCGGTAAAGGAGGCCTCATTCTCACAGCGGTCTGCCACTAAAGTGGTTGAAGAAACAACCACAGGGCGCCAAAGTGCAGTGCTAGAACAGCGTCAAGTACATGTGCAG CACTCATGGACAAGCACCAGTGCTGGTATAGCTGAGATCAGGGGGCGTCGCCAAGTCAGGGCCAGCGAGATGTCAGACTCTGATGAGGAGGTGGATACTAAGCGCAAGGTAAAGGATGAAGTTGATGCTGCTGACACACAATCCTGGTTTGGACAGAAACGACGAGAGATGCTGGAGAGTCTGCAGAGCCGATCTTCCTCCTCTCAACATAAAGTACAATCGCTGTCAGAGCCCCGGGCCATAAAGGAGACGTCAGGCTGGAGCTTCACCACCTACCGCCCGATGGCCAAGTTTGGCGTCCACCGATCAGATATCCCCATTGTCGTCTTTGTGGCCTGTCTAGTTGTCATCGGGATCACATTTCTCATTGAGGAATACTTTTAG